The Lactuca sativa cultivar Salinas chromosome 2, Lsat_Salinas_v11, whole genome shotgun sequence genome includes a window with the following:
- the LOC128132180 gene encoding NAD(P)H-quinone oxidoreductase subunit J, chloroplastic-like, protein MQGHLSAWLVKHGLIHRSLGFDYQGIETLQIKPGDWHSIAVILYVYGYNYLRSQCAYDVAPGGLLASVYHLTRIEYGADQPEEVCIKVFSPRRDPRIPSVFWVWKSVDFQERESYDMLGISYDNHPHLKRILIPESWIGWPLRKDYIAPNFYEIQDAH, encoded by the coding sequence ATGCAGGGTCATTTGTCTGCTTGGCTAGTTAAGCATGGGCTAATTCATAGATCTTTGGGCTTTGATTACCAAGGAATAGAGACTTTACAAATCAAACCGGGGGATTGGCATTCCATTGCTGTCAttttatatgtatatggttacaATTATCTCCGCTCCCAATGTGCCTATGATGTAGCACCAGGCGGACTATTAGCTAGTGTGTATCATCTTACTAGAATAGAGTATGGCGCGGATCAACCAGAAGAGGTATGCATAAAAGTATTTTCCCCGAGAAGGGATCCTAGAATTCCGTCTGTTTTTTGGGTTTGGAAAAGTGTGGATTTTCAAGAACGGGAATCCTATGATATGTTGGGAATCTCTTATGATAATCATCCCCATTTGAAACGTATATTAATTCCTGAAAGTTGGATAGGATGGCCTTTACGTAAGGATTATATTGCTCCCAATTTTTATGAAATACAAGATGCTCATTGA
- the LOC128132022 gene encoding 30S ribosomal protein S4, chloroplastic-like, which produces MSRYRGPRFKKIRRPGALPGLTNKRPRAGSDLRNQSRSGKKSQYRIRLEEKQKLRFHYGLTERQLLKYVRIAGKAKGSTCQVLLQLLEMRLDNILFRLGMAPTILGARQLVNHRHILVNGRIVDIPSYRCKPRDTIAVRDEQKSKVLIQNSLDSSPHEELPNHLTLQPFQYKGLVNQIIDSKWVGLKINELLVVEYYSRQT; this is translated from the coding sequence ATGTCGCGTTACCGAGGTCCTCGTTTCAAAAAAATACGCCGCCCGGGGGCGTTACCAGGGCTAACTAATAAAAGGCCCAGAGCTGGAAGTGATCTTAGAAACCAATCGCGTTCCGGGAAAAAATCCCAATATCGAATTCGCCTAGAAGAAAAACAAAAATTGCGTTTTCATTATGGTCTTACAGAACGACAATTACTTAAATACGTTCGTATCGCCGGAAAGGCAAAAGGGTCAACATGTCAGGTTTTACTACAATTACTTGAAATGCGCCTTGATAACATTCTTTTTCGCTTGGGTATGGCTCCGACTATTCTGGGAGCTCGCCAATTAGTTAACCATAGACATATTTTAGTCAATGGTCGTATAGTAGATATACCAAGTTATCGCTGCAAACCCCGAGATACTATTGCGGTGAGGGATGAACAAAAATCTAAAGTTCTAATTCAAAATTCTCTCGATTCATCCCCCCATGAGGAATTGCCAAACCATTTGACTCTTCAACCATTCCAATATAAAGGATTAGTCAATCAAATAATAGATAGTAAATGGGTCGGTTTGAAAATAAATGAATTGCTAGTTGTAGAATATTATTCTCGTCAGACTTAA
- the LOC128132184 gene encoding ATP synthase subunit alpha, chloroplastic-like, protein MVTIQADEISNIIRERIEQYNREVKIVNTGTVLQVGDGIARIHGLDEVMAGELVEFEEGTIGIALNLESTNVGVVLIGDGLLIQEGSSVKATGRIAQIPVSEAYLGRVINALAKPIDGRGEISSSEYRLIESPAPGIISRRSVYEPLQTGLIAIDSMIPIGPGQRELIIGDKQTGKTAVATDTILNQQGKNVICVYVAIGQKASSVAQVMTNFQERGAMEYTIVVAETADSPATLQYLAPYTGAALAEYFMYRERHTSIIYDDPSKQAQAYRQMSLLLRRPPGREAYPGDVFYLHSRLLERAAKLSSLLGEGSMTALPIVETQSGDVSAYIPTNVISITDGQIFLSADLFNAGIRPAINVGISFSRVGSAAQIKAMKQVAGKLKLELAQFAELEAFAQFASDLDKATQNQLARGQRLRELLKQSQSAPLGVEEQVLTIYTGTNGYLDSLEIGQVRKFLVELRTYLKTNKLQFQEIISSTKTFTEEAEAILKEAIKEQRERFILQEQAA, encoded by the coding sequence AATTAGTAATATTATCCGTGAACGTATTGAGCAATATAATAGAGAAGTAAAGATTGTAAATACCGGTACCGTACTTCAAGTAGGTGATGGCATTGCTCGTATTCATGGTCTTGATGAAGTAATGGCGGGTGAATTAGTAGAATTTGAAGAGGGTACAATAGGCATTGCTCTTAATTTGGAATCAACTAATGTTGGTGTTGTATTAATTGGTGATGGTTTGCTGATACAAGAAGGGAGTTCTGTAAAAGCAACAGGAAGAATTGCTCAGATACCAGTGAGTGAGGCCTATTTGGGTCGTGTTATAAATGCGCTGGCTAAACCTATTGATGGTAGAGGTGAAATTTCATCTTCtgaatataggttaattgaatcGCCCGCTCCAGGGATTATTTCTCGACGTTCTGTATATGAGCCTCTTCAAACAGGGCTTATTGCTATTGATTCAATGATTCCGATAGGACCTGGTCAGCGCGAATTAATTATTGGGGACAAGCAGACTGGTAAAACAGCAGTAGCAACAGATACAATTCTAAATCAACAAGGCAAAAATGTAATATGCGTTTATGTAGCTATTGGTCAAAAAGCATCTTCTGTGGCTCAGGTAATGACTAATTTCCAGGAAAGGGGCGCGATGGAATATACCATTGTGGTAGCCGAAACGGCGGATTCCCCTGCTACATTACAATACCTCGCTCCTTATACAGGAGCAGCTCTGGCTGAATATTTTATGTACCGTGAACGACACACTTCAATCATTTATGATGATCCCTCTAAACAAGCCCAAGCTTATCGCCAAATGTCTCTTCTATTACGAAGACCGCCTGGGCGCGAAGCTTATCCAGGGGATGTTTTTTATTTACATTCACGCCTTTTGGAAAGAGCTGCTAAATTAAGTTCTCTTTTAGGTGAAGGAAGTATGACCGCTTTACCAATAGTGGAAACCCAATCGGGAGATGTTTCGGCTTATATTCCTACTAATGTCATTTCGATTACTGATGGACAAATATTCTTATCTGCTGATCTATTCAATGCTGGAATCCGACCCGCTATTAATGTGGGGATCTCTTTTTCCAGAGTGGGGTCTGCAGCTCAAATTAAAGCTATGAAACAAGTAGCCGGTAAATTAAAATTGGAACTGGCACAATTCGCAGAATTAGAAGCTTTTGCACAATTTGCTTCTGATCTCGATAAAGCTACTCAGAATCAATTGGCAAGAGGTCAACGCTTACGTGAATTGCTTAAACAATCCCAATCCGCCCCTCTCGGGGTAGAAGAACAGGTACTGACTATTTATACCGGAACAAATGGTTATCTTGATTCATTAGAAATTGGACAGGTAAGGAAATTTCTTGTTGAGTTACGTACTTACTTAAAAACCAATAAACTgcagtttcaagaaataatatcttctaccaagacattcACCGAGGAAGCAGAAGCCATTTTGAAAGAAGCTATTAAGGAACAGAGGGAACGTTTTATACTTCAGGAACAAGCAGCCTAA